A stretch of DNA from Candidatus Krumholzibacteriia bacterium:
CTCGAGGGAAGCATCGAGCTGCGCCCTGCTGCCGCCGTTCGCGCTCGTGGCGACGTTCGTCAGCGCGAGCTCGGTCAAGGTCTTCTCCGCGGGGTAGCTGTTCGTCCCCGAGAGCTGCAGGAGGAGGAAGCTCTGTGTACTGGGCCGCACCGGCCGCGTCTCCAGGGCGACGGCGCTCAAGACGACGCGGTCGGCCGTGCTCACGGACTGGGAGAAGCGGTTCGCCACCGAACCGTCGACGGGCCCGTCGTTGCCGCTCGCCATGCCGATGGGAATGTCCGGGTCGCCGCTCAGACCGAGCCGGATGGTGCGTCCCAAGCCGGCGCCAGCGCCGAGGCTGATGGTGAAAAAGACCCGCAGTCCGCCGACCGGCACGGTCTCGCCGAGACCGGTGAGCTCCCAGCGGTTGCCGGTGAAGACCAAGGTCCCGAGCAGGCGCTCTTCGCCGTCCTGGAAACGACCGTTGCCGTCGTCCACCCACGCCTGCAGGACCTCGATGTCGCTCCCGTGGGCGGCAGTGCCGTGGTTGAAGAGGTTCAGCTTCTCCAGCACGTCGGGGCTGTAGCCGTTGGCCGGGAGCGTGATGTCGAAAGCGAGATTGCGTGCCGTGCCGGCGAAGAAGGTGCTGGCGGGAACCTCGTGCACCGTGATCTGCGCCGCCGACATGCCATTGACGAGGAAGGAGCCGGCAGGATCGAGGCTCCCGGAAACCTGGATCGTGCTCACGCCGGAGTGGCCCAGGTCGGTGGCATCGAGATGCAGGTCGAGGACGTCGCCATCCCGCGCTGCCAGCGACGGGGCACCGCGGAGGACGAGGGTCACGCTGTCCCCGGCCGCGATGGGGAGCGACCAGCTGCCGAAGTGAGCCCGGCCGGCGTTGAAGGCCGCCGTCGCCAGCGTGCTTCCGCCTTCGACGCCGAGAGTCAACGCCTCCCACTCGGCATCGCGCTCCGCCGGCGTTCCCGGTCCGGAGGTGTTGTTGGTGCCGTCGAGGGTGAGCAGCGTCTCGGCCGCGGTGGAGGCATTGACGACCCGCAAGCGATACACCGGGACCGGGGCCTGGCCGGGGAGCAGCGTGCTGCCGCTCTGGGACGCCGACAAGCGCAGGAGATGGCGCTGCGGCGTCACGTCGAGCGTCGCCACGTTGTTGCTCGCCACCGGGTCGGTTTGGCCGAGAGAACTCAAGCTGGCGGCGCAGCTGAGGGTGAGGCCGGCGGTGCCGGTGTCGACGCGGAGGGTGCGCTGCAGCACGTCGGTCGACTGCACCGCCATGGAACTGATCTGCCAGACGCCGGTGCTGCTCGACCAATTCCCCTGGGTCGCGATGTCGGAGACATAGGTGAGGCCCGCAGGGAGCGGCGCGGCGATGTTCACGTTGGTGGCGATGTCGGGGCCATGGTTCACCACGGTCAACGTCAACAGGATCGTATCGCCCTCGCGCGGGTTCGGATTGCTCGTCGTCATCACCAGGCCGATGTCCACGTTGGCCTGGAGGCCGTAACGACGCCCGAAGACTCCGTCCGCGTCGCCGCTGCCGTTCCCTTCCCAGACGATGACGAACTGCTCCAAGGCATCCAAGGCCACGGAGGCAGCGGATTGGTTGCCCGCGAGGGTGGAGTTGGCCACTTCCTCGCTGCCGACGGCGAAGCCGTCCTTGCTGAACTGCTGCACCCGTACGTTCCAATCCACGCCGGCAGTCGGGTCGTCGTCGCTCGTCCAGCCGACGACGTACTCGCCGCCGGTGTCGAGCTGGAGGCACGGGTCCTTCTGCACGCCGCTGGAAGCGCCGTGCACGAGGGTCTCCGCGGCGAGAGGGAATCCGGAGCCGCTCATGCGGCGCATGTGGATGTCCGTGTCGCCAGGGCCGACGTCGGTTTCCCAGGCCACGACGAAGTTGCCATTGGAGGCGCGGGACACCGCCGGATGGCGCTGCTCGCCGGCGGTGATCGCGTTCACGAGACCCTGGCTGCCCTGCGGTGTGCCGTTGCTGTCGAAGCGCCGGAAATAGATGTCGTGGTCGCCGCTCGGGCCCGGGCTCTCCCAGACGACGACGAAGTCGCCGTTCGAGTCGGAAGTGATATTGGGATGGGACTGCACACCCGTGGTGTCGCTGTTGACCAGGATCTCCGCCGTCCTGGGGGTGCCGTTGCTGCTGAACATGCGGGCGACGATGCCCTCGGGGTCGCCGGGCCCGGCGCCACACCAGACGACGACGAAGGCGCCGCCGTTGTCCATGGCCAGATCGGGATCGTCCTGCGCGCCCGCCGTCGTGGTGTTGACCGCGATCTCGCCGCCACGCGCATTGCCGGCGGCGTCGTAGGCGCGGGCGAAGATACCCTGAGTGTCGCCGGGTCCGGAGCCCGCCCAGGTCACCGCGAAGTTCCCCCCGGTGTCCAGATCCACTCCTGGCAAGGCCTGATCGCCCGCGGTGGTGCTGTTGACGCGGAACTCGCCGCCCACCCGCCCACCCGTGGCGTTGTAACGCTGGGCGTAGACGCCGAAGCCGCTCCCATCCTGGAGGGCGCTCTGCCAGACGACGATGGTGGCGGAGCCGCCGCGCGCCACGCTGCGGCCGCGGCGCGTGCCCCGCGCCAGGGACTGCGAATCGGCGACGGCGGAGTTGACCCGGAACTCGGGCCCCGCCGGCGTGGCGGCGTGGGCAGCGCTGGAGGCGCTAGCGGCGACGACAATGGCGAGCAGGAGAACGGCGAGAAGCGGCAGCTTCCGTGCGCCTTCCTTCTGTGGTCGTGATCCGACCGCAGGGCCGGCGAGAGGCTCGTTGTCGTTCCCGAAGGCGGAAGAGATCCTGGTCATGGTGTTCCCGGCTGGCGGTTCCGGGCGCGCTCCGCCCCCGCGGCGAAGCCCGCCCTCTGGATCCAGCAAGGATCGTGACCGTGCGTTGTGCAGGGGGGCAGGAGGTGGCGCGCCTTCCAGACGCGCCTCGGTGCGGTGCGACGGAGGACGAAGGCGCCTCAGCGTACCGCGAAGCGCCTGGTTCGCACTGCGAGCTGCGAAAGCGGCGGCGAAGTGCCGACGCGGCGCGGCACCTTGGAGCGCCGCGCCGGGGGATCACTTGGCCGCTGGCGGCTGCATGCCGAGATCGCGCATCCGGTACCTCGGCGTGTCGAAGCTGTCCGGCATGCTGGCGAACCTCTTCAGGTTTTCCGCCGACTGGAAGTAATAGGGCACGCCGGCGTGCTGCGTGTGCGGCGACTTCGCCGTGGGGCGGAAACGCATGCGGCTCACCGGATCGGTCACCAGGCTGCAGTATGCCGCCGGAGCGGCCGCGAAGCGCTGGCGCTCGGCGGGAGCGGCGAAGTAATAGAACTCCCAGTTCACCCGGGCGCAATGCAGGGAGTCGAGGCGCGCCGGTTTGGAGGCGTCGAACCAGCTGCGGAGCGCGATGCCGCGAGCGGTGAGGTAGGGGGTCGGGTCTTTCACGAAGACCCCGGGGCAAGGGGTTCAGCAGAAACCGATCGGCTGGGCGTTGACGTAGACCGCCGGGATCTTGGGGTTCAGCTTGTTCAGCCGCACGGCGCAGCGGTCGTTCAGCGACACCAGGGAATCGGCATATTTCACTCGCGGGTGGTCCGCGTCGGTGCCGGGAACGTGGTGGGGCGCCGCGGCGATGGCGGCGAGGCAGAGGAGAGCGAGCGGAACGGCGCGCACGGAGTGGGGGGACACGAGAACCTCCCGTCGCACAGGTGCAGCGGCGCTCAGCGTACGGTCACCTTAGGGTCGCCGGTCGACGCGGTCAAGCGCGGCGTCCTCGTTCCTCGAGGCGCTCGAGCCGGAGCCCGAGCGCTCCCAGCGCGCCGAGGAGGTCGGGCTTCGCGGTCAGGATGGGGAGCAACGGATCGCGGCGCTGGCGCGACAGCCGCGCTCGCAGGTTGTGCAGGGTGAACTGCCGTGGCGTGAGACGGGGGGTGACCTCGCTCCAGCGCAGCGGCGCCGACACCGGGGCGCCGGGCAGGGGTCGCACGCTATAAGGCGCCACCAGCAGCTGCCCGTGCCGGTTCTGCAAGAAGTCCAGGTAGACGCGGCCGCCGCGCAGTGCCGGGTTGCGCACCGTGGTGGCGATGTCGGCGTGCTCCGCCTCGATGACACGGGACAGCAGCGAGCCCAGCTGGCGGGACTGCTCGAAGGTGCACTGCCCGCCGAGGGGTACCAGTACGTGCAGGCCGGTGGAGCCGGTGGTCTTGACGAAGGACTCGAGGCCGATCTCTTCGCAGAGCGCGTGGATGGCGCGGGCGAGACGCACGACGTGGAGGAACGGCGCTGTTTTCGGATCCAGATCGAGGATGCACCAGTCGGGGTGCTGCAACGTTTGCGCCCGGCTCGGCCACACGTGCAGCAGAATCGCACCGAGGTTGGCGATGTAGAGGAGGGCGTCCTCGTCGTCGCAGAGGAAGTACTCGATCTCCCGTTCCGAGCTGTCGCTCCACACCCGCACCCGGCGAATCCAGCGGGGTACGAATTCGGGGGCGCTCTTCTGATAGAAGCTTTTGCCGGTGATGCCGTCCGGGTAGCGCGTCAGCACCAGCGGCCGGTCGCGGAGATAGGGCAGGAGCCAGGGGGCGACGGTGCGGTAGTACTCGATGAGGGCGCCCTTCGTCGTGCCTTCCTCTGGCCAGAACACTTTGTCCAAGTTGGAGAACTGGAAGGTGTGCGGGGTCGGCGGCGCGGCTCGGGAGGCGCTCGCCGCGGCAACCGGCGCGTCGCCGTCGTCGCCCGACGCATCCGCCTCGATGTCCTCTGCGTCGCTCGTGGCAGCATCCCCCGTGGCTGCCTCGCCCGCCGCTCCTTCGTCGCTCGCCGTCTCCGCGGCGCTCGCGTCCTCGGCCGCCGCCTCCGACCAGCGCCCGGCAGGGAGGGTGCATTCCTGCGGCGCTTTGTCGTCGCGCCAGCGGACGAACACCGGCGCCCGCAGCAAACCGTCCCGCGTCACCTCCTTGAAGCGCACCTCCACCACCCACTCGGGACGGACCCAGCGCGTCTCCGGGTCGGCGGGGGCCCCGGTGCACGGTGGTTCCGGTTGCACCATGGGGTCGAGGGCGGCGCGCATCGTGCGCAGCTGGGTGTCGTCGAAACCGGTGCCGACACGACCGGCGTAGACGAGGCCGCCCGCAGAGTGGGCTCCGAGCTCCAAGGCGCCGAAACCGGTGCGCTGGCCGCGCGGCGCGGTGAAGCCGCAGACGACGAAATCTCCCGTCCGCTCCACCACGATCTTGAGCCATTGCGGGGTGCGGCGGCCGACGTACTTCGAATCGGCGCGCTTGGCGATGACGCCTTCGAAGCCGAGCTGGCGCACGCTCTCGAACATCGCCATGCCGTGCTCGAGCACGTGTTCGGCGAGTCGCAAGGGTCCGTAGCGTGGCACCAGGGGTTGGAGCAGGCGCTTGCGCTCGTGCAGCGGCAGGCCACGCAGGTCGAAGCCCTCGAAGGCGAGGAGATCGAAGGCGTAGAGCGCCGCCGGCCGCCGTACGGCGGCGACATCGATGTCGCGGCTGCGGCGCAGCTGGCTGCGCTGTTGCAGGGCCTGGAACTCCGGCTTGCCCTGGTCGTCGGGCACCACGAGCTCGCCGTCGAGGACGAGGCCGTCGTAGGGCAGGGTGCGGAGTACGCGAGCGATTTCGGGGAAGAGCGGGGTGAGATCGTTGCCGTTGCGCGAGCGCAGCAAGGGCCGGCCTTGCTCGCGGGCGGCGAGCACCCTGTAGCCGTCGTACTTGAGCTCGAAGATCCACTCCGGTCCGGAGAAGGCTGCGGGCGCCGTTTCCGCCAGCGTCAGGTCGAGGCTGCGGGCGTCCACGGCGCGGCGGGGCGCGCCGAGCTCCTCTAGGGCGGCGAGGTTGGAAGCCGTGCGCGCTTGCCCGTCGCGCCGTTCCTCCAGGCTGAGGCCCGAGAGCACCGATTCTTCGTTGCTCGCATTCGTGGCGCTGGCCCAAGCGTCGGGCTTCTTGCGCAGGAGCCAGTCCTTGCCGCGAGTGCGCAGCAAGAGCCAGGTGCCGCGCAGCTTGTAGCCGTGCAGCTCGAAGTGCAGCTTGCCCGTCGCTTCCAAGGTGTCCGGGTCGTCGAGCGGCAACCAGCGTCCCAGGTCCCAGACGATGACGGCACCGGCGCCGTATTCCTTGGCCGGGATGACGCCTTCGAAATCGGCATAGTCCACCGGATGATCTTCGACTTGCACCGCGAGGCGGTTCACCTGCGGATCGAGGCACGGTCCTTTGGGCACGGCCCAGGACCATAGGGTGCCGCCCCACTCCAGGCGAAAGTCGTAGTGCAGGCGGCGGGCGGCGTGCTTCTGCACGCAGAAGAGGCGCGGGCGCGGGCCAGCGCCGCCGAAGGGCTCCGGCGTGCGCTGCGCCGAGCGCTTGGCGCGATAGGGCTCCAGACGTGAGCGGCGGCGAGAATCGTCCTTGTTCATAGGCGATCCATCCTTATAATAACACCATGGCACCGCGGCCCTTGGCTTCGGCCACCATATCCTTCGGTCTCGTCTCCATCCCGGTGAAGCTGTTCACCACGGTGGAGTCGTCCGAGGCCATTTCCTTCCGCATGCTGCACCAGAAGTGCGGCTCTCCCGTCAAATACCAGACCTGGTGCCCGAAAGACGACCTCAAGGTGGAGCGCGACGCCACCGTCAAGGGCTACGAGTACGCCAAGGACCGCTTCGTCGTCTTCACCGCCGACGAGATCAAGGCGCTGGAAGAGGAAGCCACCAAGGCCATCGCCATCGAGGAGTTCGTCGACCTGGGCAAGATCGACCCGGTCTACTTCGACAAGGCCTACTACTTGGCGCCGGAGAAGGGCGGCGAGCGCGCCTACAAGCTGCTCGCCCACACCATGGCGGAGCGGGGGCTGGCGGGGCTGGCGAAGTACGCGGCGCGGGGCAAGCAATACCTGGTGATGGTGCGCGCCGTCGGCGACGGCCTGGTGATGCAGCAGCTGCACTACGCCAAGGAGGTGCGCGCCTTCGCCGACGTGCCGCGGCCGAAGACCGAGGTCAAGGACAGCGAGCTCAAGCTGGCGCGCCAGCTGGTGGAGCAGTCGATCTCCGACAAGTTCCAACCGGAGAAGTACGAGGACGACGTGCACAAACGGGTGATGCAGGTCATCACGCAGAAGATCGAGGGCGAGGAAGTCACCTTCGCCCCCAGCGAAGCCCCCAAGGCCCAGGTGATCGACCTCATGGAGGCGCTGAAGGCGAGCCTGGCCCAGATCTCCGGCGGCGGGGCCGCGCCCCATCCTGCCGCCAAGGCGACCCCTCGCAAGGCCGCCGCCAAAGGCGTGCGCAAGCGCGCCGCCAAGTAGCTTCCCGCCGCGCTCCCTCCCACGGCATCACGCGTCCGGCTCCGAGCCTCGGCCTCCCCGTGGGCTGGCCCGGCTCGACTTCCGACGCACGGGCAGCGAGCCGCTTCCCCGCGCCGCTGCTGCATCCGGAAGATGCTTCCCAAGCCCCGGCGGCTGTGTTATCTGGAACCACGGTGGTATTCGTGCAGAAGCAGCTCGAGCGTCGTCGCCGGCCGCCCTTCCCTCACGGCTACACCGTGAGCGAGGCCGCCCGTCTCCTCGACGTGCCGGCGAGCCGCGTGTATGCCTACGTGCGCGCCGCCTTCCTCGAACCGCGGCGCGGCCCGCGGGGCGAATACCGCTTCACCTTCCAGGATCTGGTGCTGCTGCGCACGGCGAAGGAGCTCTCCCAGCAGCTTTCGCCCCGCCGGGTGAAGCGCGCCCTCGCCAGCTTGCGCCGCCAGTTGCCCGTCGGACGCGAGCTCGCCGGCTTGCGCATCCTCTCCGACGGCGAACGCGTCCTGGTGCGGGACGGCGACAGCAGCTGGCTGCCCGAGTCGGGGCAGACGCTCTTCGACTTCCAGGTGGCGGAGTTGTCCCAGGGGGTGGAACCCCTGGTGCGGCAGGCGGCGCAGGCGGCGGAAAGCCGTGCCGAGGCCCTGGGCGCCGAGGACTGGTATGAGCTTGCCTGCGAGCTGGAGACGGTGGATGCGGCGGAGGCGCAGGAGGCCTATGGGCGCGCCCTCGCCCTCGATCCGGCGCACGTGGATGCACACGTGAACCTGGGGCGGTTGCTGCACGAAGCCGGCGACCGCCGCGGCGCCGAAGCGCACTACCGCGCGGCTCTGCGGGCCGAGGCCGAAGATGCCACCGCGGCCTACAACCTGGGTGTGCTGCTGCAGGAAGGCGGCCGCACGCTGGAGGCGGTGCAAGCGTACCAGCAAGCCATCCGTGCCGATCCGCAGCACGCCGACGCGCACTTCAACCTGGCGCATCTCTACGATGAGCTCGGGCGCAAGCAGAGCGCCGTGCGCCACCTGCAGATCTACCGCAGCCTGGAGACGGGCTCCCACTGAAACACTAGGCCTCAGGCGGACGGTTCTCCTGCCGGCTGTTTCACCGCACGCTTGCGGGCGTTCTCGTCCAGCAGGGTCTTGCGCATCCGGATGCTCTGGGGCGTGATCTCGACCAGCTCGTCCGAGTTCAAGTACTCGAGGACTTCCTCCAGGCTCATCTTGATCGCCGGCGCGATCTTCATGTTGCGGTCCGAGCCGGCGGCGCGCATGTTGGTGAGCTTCTTGCCGCGCTGGGCGTTGACCAGGATGTCACCCTCCTTGGAGTTCTCGCCGATCACCTGCCCGGTATAGAGCCTGTCGCCCGGTTCGACGAAGAAGCGGCCGCGGTCCTGCAAGGCGTCCAGCGCATACGCCACCGCGATGCCCTCGGCCATGGAGACGATGCTACCGGTCTGGCGTTGTGGAATCGAGCCCTTGAAGTACTCGTACTCGTAGAAGCGGTGGTTGATGACGATCTCGCCGGAGGTGGCGCGCAGCATGCGGCTGCGGAAGCCGATCAAGCCGCGGCTCGGCACGTGGAACTCGAGCCGGGTCCGTTCGGCACCTTGCTGCATCTGCACCAGCGTGCCCCGGCGGGTGCCGACGTACTCGATCACCGTGCCCGCCAGATCCTGCGGCACGTCCACCGTCAGCACTTCCACGGGTTCCGCCTTGCGGCCGTTGATCTCCTTGTAGATGACCCGCGGCTGGCCGACCATGAATTCGTAGCCTTCCCGCCGCATGTTCTCCATGAGGATGGACAGGTGCAGGATGCCGCGGCCCGAGACCCGGAAGGTATCGGTGTTGGCGGTCTCCTCGACGCGCAGGGCCACGTCGCGCTCCGCCTCCTTGAGCAAGCGCTCGCGCAGGTGGCGGCTGCTGACGTACTTGCCTTCCTTGCCGAAGAACGGGCTGTCGTTGACCAGGAAGCTCATGGAGAGCGTCGGCTCGTCGACGGCGACGAAGTGCACCGGCTCCGGGGATTCCGGGTCGGTGATGGTGTCGCCGATGTCCACGCCTTCGAGCCCGACGGCGGCGCAGATATCGCCGCACTGCACCTCCTTCACCTCCCGCCGGCCGAGGCCGTCGAAGACGAAGAGCTGGCGGATGCTGTTCTTCTCGCTGGTGCCGTCGCGCTTGAGGAGCAGCACGGGCTCCTGGGCTTGGAGCGTGCCGCGGAAGACCCGGCCGATGCCGATGCGGCCGACGTAGTCGCTGGTGTCGAGGGTGGTCACCAGCATCTGCAGCGGGCCTTCGACCACGGGCGGCGGCGGCACGTGCTCGACGATGGCGTCCAGCAGCGGCACCAGGTCGCGCCGCGGCTCGTCCAGCTCGCTCACGGCCCAGCCCTCGCGGCCGGCGGCATAGAGGGTGGGGAAGTCGAGTTGGTTGTTGTTGGCCTCGAGCTCGACGAAGAGCTCGAAGACTTCGTCCAGCACTTCCAGGGACCGGGAGTTGCGCCGGTCCACCTTGTTGATGACGACGATGGGCTTCAAGCCCAGCTGCAGGGCTTTCTGCAGCACGAAGCGCGTTTGCGGCATGGGGCCTTCGAAGGCGTCGACGAGCAGCAGGACGCCATCGGCCATCTTCAGAACTCGCTCCACCTCGCCACCGAAGTCGGCGTGGCCCGGCGTGTCGACCAGGTTGATGCGTACATCCTTCCAGGTGACCGCGATGTTCTTGGCCAGGATGGTGATGCCGCGCTCGCGCTCCAGGTCGTTGGAGTCGAGGACGCGCTCTCGGACCTCCTGGCCGGCACGGAAGACGTGGCACTGCCGCAGGATCTGGTCCACCAGCGTGGTCTTGCCGTGATCCACGTGGGCGATGATGGCGACGTTGCGGATGGACATCACGAGGGCACGGTGAAGGTGCGGGATTCGCCGGGCAGCGCCTCGACAGAGGCCGCCGGCCTCTGCAACGGTGGCGGGTCCGTATACCAGAAGAGACAGGGGGCGCGCACCGCACCATCCCGGCAGTCTGCGACCAGGAGCGCCATCGCCGCGGCGCCGGCCGCGGAGTCGAGCGCCACCCCTTCCACCTCGCGGAGCAGCGTCCGCGCCTGTCGGGGCGTAGGGCTCGCGGCGGTTGCAGCAACGCTCACCAAGCGCCCCGCCAGGAGTGCGTGGGCTGGAAAGTCGTGCACATGGCGGCGGAGGAAAGTGTCGCTCCGCCGCGCCAGGCGCAGGGCGCGCTGGCGCACCGCCTGCCCAGGCGGGCAGACGACCACGGTGCGAAGGCCCGCCAGCTCGCAGCCCAGGGCCAGGCCGGCCAGGGTGGCGGTGGAATCCGTGCCGGCGTAGAGCCGCTCAGGTTCGGGCAGGATGCCGCAGCGGATCTGGCGTTGCAGCTCGAAGACGGCGTTGACCGTGCCGAGGGCGCCGAACAGCGCCGCGCGCCACGGCCAGACCACGAAGGGCAGGCGCGGGCCGCCGCGCCGTGGCGCACGGGCCGTGCAGCGCCGCAGCAGACGGAGGAACGCGACGGGGCCGCCGTCCAACCGGTGCAGATCGGCGCCGAAGCTCCGCTCCAGCGGCGGCGTGTCGCGCCCCACTGGGTCGGGGCCCCTGCCCCTCAGGGCGAGAATCGTCTCCAAGTCGAAATGCTGGGCGAAAGCGGTGAGCGCCAAGCAGGGCCGGCTGCCGGCATGACCGAAGGCGAGGAGCCGCCGCGAGCCCCGCCGGAGGGCGACGCCGAAGAGGAACTCCAGCTCTCGGGCTTCCGAGCCACCGAAACGCTCGCTCGTGCGGTCCTCGCGCTTGAGCCAGATCGCTGGCCCGCGGACGTGGGCCTGGAGCCGCGGCAAGAGCTCGACCGGCGTCGGCCGCGCCAAAGGCGTCCACGCGAGACGCTGGCGGAGCTCGGGGTAGTGCCTGAAGAGCTCGGGAGGTGCGATCATGTGCTTCATTATACCCCGCCTTCGTGGAGGGGCAAGCGTCGGCGCTTCCCGAGCCAGGGTGCAAGAATCCGGAGGACGCGGCGGATCAGGTGGCGAGCACCGTGGGAACGAGCGCCGGCGCCTGCCACACGCCGGCGATGGCGCGATCGCAACGGGAACAGCGGCCGGAGCGCAGCCGGTACCGCAGCACCTGGAAACCGTAGCGTTCGATGACCGCCAGGCCGCAGCCCGGGCAATGGGTGTTCTCCCAGGCGCCGACGCGTCCCGGCAAGTTCCCGGCGTACACGTGATGCAAGCCGGCGTCGCGGCCGCGCTCGCAGGCGCGCAGCAGGGTGGCGACCGGTGTGTTCGACCGGTCGGTCATCTTGTAGTCCTGATGGAAAGCCGTCACGTGCCAGGGGATGTCCGGGGAGATCTGCACCAGGTAGCGGGCGATGTCGGCGAGCTCGGCGTCGGAGTCGTTCCACCCCGGGATCACCAGCGTCACCACCTCGACCCAGAAGCCCATCTCCACCAGGAGGGGGATGGTGGCGAGGATGCGATCCAGCCGGCCGCCCAGGCTGCGGTAGTTGCGGTCCCGGAAGCTCTTCAAGTCCACCTTATAAAGGTCGACCCAGGGCCGCAGATATTGCAGCACCTGGGGGGTGGCGTTGCCGTTGGAGATGTAGGCGGTGACGAGGCCCTGTGCCTTGGCCAGCCGGAAGACCTCGACCGCCCATTCGGAGGTGATGAGCGGTTCGTTGTAGGTGCTGGCGAGGGTGGTGGCGCCGTGGCGCCCGGCCAGCTCCACCAGCTCTGCGGCGCTCATCGGGCGCGCCGGCGCCACCGCCGCGGGGTCCCGGAGGGCTTGCGAGGTGACCCAGTTCTGGCAGTAGGCGCAGTGCAAGTCGCAACCGAGCATGCCGAAGCTCAGGGCTTCGGTGCCCGGGAGAGCGTGGAAGAAGGGCTTCTTCTCGATGGGATCGCACATGAGAGCGGCCACGTAGCCCGAAGGGACGCGCAGAGTGCCGGCCTCGTTGAAGCGCACCTGGCAGATGCCCGGACGGCCTGGCGGAATCTTGCAAGCATGGCCGCAGGACCAGCAGCGCACCCACTGGTCCGGGAGAGGAGTGCAGAGCTCCGGGGCGCCCGCCACGGTGAAGCGTTGCAAGGTGGTGGCGAGGCCGTTCGCGCCCTTGTCCTCTGTCTTCGCCATAGCTGCTCCCTCCTCCATAGTAGGGAGGTCGGCGCGGCGTCGACAAGGGCGGCAGGAACCGCGCCGACTACAGTCGGGCGGGGCGGACTTCGAGACGTTCGAGGCGCTCGAGGGCCTGGCGAGCCAGCAGGTAACCGGGCTCGAGCGAGAGCGCCTCACGATACTTGCGGATGGCGTGCTCGAAGTCGGTGAGCTTCTCGTAGGCCCGGCCCAAGTTGTAATGGGCGTAGTGGTAGGTGAGGTAGCGCGGGCAGCGCAGCGCTTGCTCCAGGAAAGGAATGGCTTCGTTGCAGCGCCCGAGGGCGAGGAGATAGGCGCCGATATCGTTCCAGGGGTTGCCGAAGTCGGCGTCGAGAGCGATGGCGCGGCGACACAGCTCGATGGCGCCTTCGTACTCGCCCCGCATGCTCCGCGTCCAGGCCATGAAGGTGTAGGCCTCGGGGCTCTCCATGCAGTCCAGCGAACGCTGGTAGTAATGGACCGCCCGCTCCAGATCGCCTTGCATCTGCAGCTCGTAGGCGAGCTCGAAGTAATCCTGCGCCATCAGAGCCACTTGTTGGCTGGGCAAGCCGTTGCCTCCCCGACGAATCAGGCCGGTGCCGGCGCGACCTCGGCGTAGACGCGGCGCAGATCGGTGGCGGCGCGGCCGCCGTCGAAACCCGCCGTGGCCAGAGCCCGCAGCGGTTCGCCGAGCTCGGGCCGGAGCCGCGCCAGGCGTCCGATCTTCTCCTCGAGCTCGCGCACCGGCGGCGCCTCGACGCGCAGCACGCACAGTCGCCCGATCTCCGGCGAAATCCCTTCGCTCACCAAGCGGGCCACCGCGTCGATGCCGGCTTGGTCACTGGCCAGCGGTAGCACGCCGCACGCCAAGGCCTCGAAGAGCATCTGCGAAGGCGGACGCGAGGCGGTGCCGGGCATGACGAAGACATCGGACAAGCGCAGCAAGGCGGCGAATTCCGTACGCGTCACCCGGCCGACGAAGCGCACTCGCCGCTCCGGCTCGATCCTGGCCGCGACGCGCCACCAATCTTCCGCCCGGTGCTCGAGCTGCAAGCGTTCCAGATGGTCCACCAGCGGCTGGCAGAGCTCGCTCGTCGCCACCACGTCGTGGAGTAGCTCGGCCCGCCCGGCCGCCAGCGCCGCCCGCAGCCCGTCGGTGAGCGGGTCGCCTGCGCCCACCGCCACCACCTGCAAGGCCGGCTGCAGGCGCAAGAGCTCCGGGAGGGCGAAGAGGAGCTGCTCGAAGCCGTGGCGATCCTCGCGGGACTCCACCGCGAGGACGACGAAGCTCTGCAACCAGTCCAAACCTTCGAGGCGCCCGCGCAGCTCGCGGCGCCCGAG
This window harbors:
- the amrS gene encoding AmmeMemoRadiSam system radical SAM enzyme; the encoded protein is MAKTEDKGANGLATTLQRFTVAGAPELCTPLPDQWVRCWSCGHACKIPPGRPGICQVRFNEAGTLRVPSGYVAALMCDPIEKKPFFHALPGTEALSFGMLGCDLHCAYCQNWVTSQALRDPAAVAPARPMSAAELVELAGRHGATTLASTYNEPLITSEWAVEVFRLAKAQGLVTAYISNGNATPQVLQYLRPWVDLYKVDLKSFRDRNYRSLGGRLDRILATIPLLVEMGFWVEVVTLVIPGWNDSDAELADIARYLVQISPDIPWHVTAFHQDYKMTDRSNTPVATLLRACERGRDAGLHHVYAGNLPGRVGAWENTHCPGCGLAVIERYGFQVLRYRLRSGRCSRCDRAIAGVWQAPALVPTVLAT
- a CDS encoding glycosyltransferase → MVGVLLDGRECGFAANAFAEDVAHFLAREGQPTHLFLLVPTPVQAPRLLHTVRRPDRPAARLESISSVETLQTPLDDRSLGVAVAALAQQLEPQVTAHRLTALHAIGLDLSAQVARALHAHTGLPYFVTPRHPDLNRGDAAFRARAGAALRSAHSLLVFDGTTPRLVQERFGVLPPRVDVLARGVDLDTFRPLPRPKRMKQAEMLLGRRELRGRLEGLDWLQSFVVLAVESREDRHGFEQLLFALPELLRLQPALQVVAVGAGDPLTDGLRAALAAGRAELLHDVVATSELCQPLVDHLERLQLEHRAEDWWRVAARIEPERRVRFVGRVTRTEFAALLRLSDVFVMPGTASRPPSQMLFEALACGVLPLASDQAGIDAVARLVSEGISPEIGRLCVLRVEAPPVRELEEKIGRLARLRPELGEPLRALATAGFDGGRAATDLRRVYAEVAPAPA
- a CDS encoding pyridoxal-phosphate dependent enzyme, whose protein sequence is MKHMIAPPELFRHYPELRQRLAWTPLARPTPVELLPRLQAHVRGPAIWLKREDRTSERFGGSEARELEFLFGVALRRGSRRLLAFGHAGSRPCLALTAFAQHFDLETILALRGRGPDPVGRDTPPLERSFGADLHRLDGGPVAFLRLLRRCTARAPRRGGPRLPFVVWPWRAALFGALGTVNAVFELQRQIRCGILPEPERLYAGTDSTATLAGLALGCELAGLRTVVVCPPGQAVRQRALRLARRSDTFLRRHVHDFPAHALLAGRLVSVAATAASPTPRQARTLLREVEGVALDSAAGAAAMALLVADCRDGAVRAPCLFWYTDPPPLQRPAASVEALPGESRTFTVPS
- a CDS encoding tetratricopeptide repeat protein — its product is MPSQQVALMAQDYFELAYELQMQGDLERAVHYYQRSLDCMESPEAYTFMAWTRSMRGEYEGAIELCRRAIALDADFGNPWNDIGAYLLALGRCNEAIPFLEQALRCPRYLTYHYAHYNLGRAYEKLTDFEHAIRKYREALSLEPGYLLARQALERLERLEVRPARL